Proteins from a single region of Streptomyces sp. TN58:
- a CDS encoding FAD-dependent oxidoreductase → MKENVDHRVPVLIVGGSLVGLCTSLFLGRHGITHMLVEKHAGTSLHPRGRGINVRTMELFRVAHVEDRIREAASVLADNHGILQGGSLTGDDQEWLFEQIDPGGALARFSPSTWCLCSQNDIEPVLMSVTPTLGADLRFSTELLSFEQDESGVTAIVKNRESGEHSTVRADYLVAADGPRSPVREQLRIGQSGPGDLFHNVSITFRSRMLADVIGDRRFIVCYLTKPDADGALLPVDNRERWVFHAPWHPDRGETLEDFTDERCVEHIRRAVGAPGLDVEITGKAPWHAAERVAQRYAAGRVFLAGDSAHEMSPTGAFGSNTGIQDAHNLAWKIAAVLDGAAGPGLLETYESERLPVARATSERASARSAEHSHPGYEPDPETVAEPAAGAPARGGGRQNGVLTVAMGYRYGQGAVVGADPDLPVVPERMRLCGDPGTRAPHLWLRDPARGERRSTVDLYERSFVLLSSEGTPWSGAAGSVAKRMNVRLDAYAIGTGPEADLIPEDGGDWAEAHGTTASGAVLVRPDGFVAWRSPDSVADPESALYKVLTTLLDRY, encoded by the coding sequence ATGAAGGAAAACGTCGACCACCGCGTCCCGGTCCTCATCGTGGGCGGCTCGCTGGTGGGCCTGTGCACCTCGCTGTTCCTCGGCCGTCATGGCATCACGCACATGCTGGTCGAGAAGCATGCGGGAACCTCGCTGCACCCGCGTGGACGCGGTATCAACGTCCGCACCATGGAACTGTTCCGCGTCGCCCACGTCGAGGACCGGATCCGTGAGGCCGCCTCGGTCCTGGCGGACAACCACGGCATCCTGCAGGGCGGATCCCTGACCGGCGACGACCAGGAGTGGCTGTTCGAACAGATCGACCCGGGCGGCGCGCTGGCCCGTTTCAGCCCTTCGACCTGGTGCCTGTGCAGCCAGAACGACATCGAGCCGGTGCTGATGTCGGTCACCCCCACACTCGGGGCGGACCTGCGGTTCTCCACCGAACTGCTCTCCTTCGAACAGGACGAGAGCGGGGTCACCGCGATCGTCAAGAACCGCGAGAGCGGCGAGCACAGCACGGTGCGCGCCGACTACCTGGTCGCCGCCGACGGCCCGCGCAGCCCCGTGCGCGAACAGCTCCGGATCGGCCAGAGCGGTCCCGGCGACCTCTTCCACAACGTGAGCATCACCTTCCGGTCCCGGATGCTCGCGGACGTGATCGGCGACCGGCGCTTCATCGTGTGCTACCTCACCAAGCCGGACGCGGACGGGGCCCTGCTGCCCGTCGACAACCGGGAGCGGTGGGTCTTCCACGCGCCGTGGCACCCCGACCGGGGCGAGACGCTGGAGGACTTCACCGACGAGCGCTGCGTGGAACACATCCGCCGGGCCGTCGGCGCACCCGGACTGGACGTCGAGATCACCGGGAAGGCGCCGTGGCACGCCGCCGAGCGCGTCGCCCAGCGGTACGCGGCCGGCCGAGTCTTCCTGGCCGGCGACTCCGCCCACGAGATGTCGCCCACCGGGGCGTTCGGCTCGAACACCGGCATCCAGGACGCGCACAACCTCGCCTGGAAGATCGCCGCGGTACTCGACGGCGCCGCCGGCCCGGGGCTGCTGGAGACCTACGAGTCCGAGCGGCTCCCGGTGGCACGGGCGACGAGCGAACGGGCCTCGGCCCGTTCGGCGGAGCACAGCCACCCGGGGTACGAGCCGGACCCGGAGACCGTCGCCGAGCCCGCCGCCGGAGCGCCGGCGCGCGGCGGCGGCCGGCAGAACGGCGTCCTCACGGTGGCCATGGGCTACCGCTACGGCCAGGGCGCGGTGGTGGGAGCCGACCCGGACCTGCCGGTCGTGCCCGAGCGGATGCGCCTGTGCGGGGACCCGGGCACGCGCGCCCCGCACCTGTGGCTGCGCGACCCGGCGCGGGGGGAGCGGAGGTCGACCGTCGACCTCTACGAGCGGTCCTTCGTCCTGCTCAGCTCCGAGGGCACACCGTGGAGCGGCGCGGCGGGGTCGGTCGCCAAGCGGATGAACGTACGCCTGGACGCCTACGCGATCGGCACCGGCCCGGAGGCCGACCTGATCCCGGAGGACGGCGGCGACTGGGCCGAGGCGCACGGCACCACGGCGTCCGGCGCGGTACTCGTCCGCCCGGACGGCTTCGTGGCCTGGCGCTCACCGGACAGCGTGGCGGACCCCGAATCGGCCCTCTACAAGGTCCTGACCACCCTTCTGGACCGCTACTGA
- a CDS encoding SchA/CurD-like domain-containing protein: MTTLSERISQSAFDDSRLRVVLLLDLYDGAQNQFLEVYEDLHKQVSSVPGHIRDELCQSIENPSQWLITSEWESAPRFLAWVNSEEHVASVQPLHGCVRDTRSLRFSVLRETGRDHGPGAAAFSAGPSAETPFAAAAASAAAGGPDRARGRLQVAPRRGDGVVRHALTFTVKPGSESVVADLLSGYASPQAQVDEHTRLRRTSLFMHGNRVVRALEVEGDLLAALRHVAQQPEVRKLEEAINPYLEQHRDLSDPGSARTFFTRAALPAVHHVAAGGSDGAELGRHALFYPAKKGCGTELARLLAAQDEAAVDDATSPIEASTVFQRDDVVVRLLDLRGPHDARPALTLGVEGGHKAAVLARLLDSAKDGVPTTHQEISRFLERSEMRLITDRRSPARA, translated from the coding sequence ATGACAACCTTGTCGGAACGGATATCCCAGTCCGCCTTCGACGACTCAAGGCTTCGGGTCGTGCTGCTGCTGGATCTGTACGACGGTGCGCAGAACCAGTTCCTGGAGGTCTACGAGGACCTCCACAAGCAGGTGTCCTCCGTCCCCGGGCACATCCGGGACGAACTGTGCCAGTCGATCGAGAATCCGTCCCAGTGGCTGATCACCAGCGAATGGGAGAGCGCACCGCGGTTCTTGGCCTGGGTCAACAGCGAGGAGCACGTCGCCTCTGTCCAGCCGCTCCACGGCTGCGTACGGGACACGCGCTCGCTGCGGTTCAGCGTGCTGCGGGAGACGGGCAGGGACCACGGTCCCGGCGCCGCCGCCTTCTCCGCCGGCCCGTCCGCCGAGACCCCCTTCGCCGCCGCTGCCGCGTCCGCGGCGGCCGGCGGACCGGACCGTGCGAGGGGCCGCCTGCAGGTCGCCCCGCGGCGCGGTGACGGCGTGGTCCGCCACGCCCTGACCTTCACGGTCAAGCCGGGCAGCGAGTCCGTCGTGGCGGACCTGCTGAGCGGGTACGCCTCGCCGCAGGCACAGGTGGACGAACACACCCGGCTGCGCCGCACCTCCCTCTTCATGCACGGCAACCGCGTCGTACGGGCCTTGGAGGTCGAGGGCGACCTGCTCGCGGCGCTGCGCCATGTGGCTCAGCAGCCCGAGGTCAGGAAGCTGGAGGAGGCCATCAACCCGTACCTGGAGCAGCACCGCGATCTCAGCGATCCCGGTTCCGCCCGGACGTTCTTCACCCGTGCGGCGCTGCCCGCCGTGCACCACGTGGCGGCGGGCGGGAGCGACGGCGCGGAACTCGGGCGGCACGCGCTGTTCTATCCCGCCAAGAAGGGGTGCGGTACGGAACTGGCCCGGCTGCTGGCCGCACAGGACGAGGCGGCCGTGGACGACGCGACGAGTCCGATCGAGGCGAGCACCGTCTTCCAGCGCGACGACGTCGTCGTCCGCCTCCTCGACCTGCGCGGCCCGCACGACGCCCGGCCGGCCCTGACGCTCGGCGTCGAGGGCGGCCACAAGGCGGCGGTGCTCGCCCGGCTGCTCGACAGCGCCAAGGACGGCGTGCCCACCACCCACCAGGAGATCTCGCGCTTCCTGGAGCGCTCCGAGATGCGCCTGATCACCGACCGGCGCTCGCCGGCCCGAGCTTGA
- a CDS encoding acyl carrier protein has protein sequence MTDRLTVEELAALMKKGAGIAVDPAVMADRPDAKFDEWGLDSLGLLGIVGELENRHGRSLPAGADQCKSPREFLDLVNNALTAGT, from the coding sequence ATGACCGACCGACTGACCGTGGAAGAGCTGGCCGCGCTGATGAAGAAGGGTGCGGGCATCGCCGTCGACCCCGCCGTCATGGCGGACCGGCCCGATGCGAAGTTCGACGAGTGGGGGCTGGACTCCCTGGGCCTGCTCGGTATCGTCGGCGAGCTGGAGAACCGGCACGGCCGGTCCCTGCCCGCCGGTGCGGACCAGTGCAAGTCGCCGCGCGAGTTCCTCGACCTCGTCAACAACGCCCTGACGGCCGGAACCTGA
- a CDS encoding methyltransferase, translating to MTTVSSTAASTPAPSPVPAPNAGPPHTPPPAMRLRELAFGAAVAAAVRAAARLKVADALGESPATAAELAAAVHAEPEPLRRLLRALSCYGIFAETEDGGFVHTDMSRLLREDDPHSLRYISLWCTEPWTWQAWPRLDDAVSTGGSIFHDLFGKGFFEYLHQDAHESAHVFNRAMTTSSMQSALDVADLLDLTGVSVVADIGGGQGHVLACLLEKHPTVRGHLLDLPGVAAKADPRLRDGGTLADRTAIVPGDCREAVPVDADLYIIKNILEWDDESTRRTLRNVVAAARPGARVVVIENLVDDTPSMRFTTAMDLMLLLNVGGAKHTEESLRTRLADAGLLLGDVRPVNAYLHAFECTVPG from the coding sequence ATGACCACGGTGAGTTCCACCGCTGCCTCCACCCCCGCGCCCTCGCCCGTCCCCGCTCCGAACGCGGGCCCCCCGCACACGCCCCCACCGGCCATGCGGCTGCGCGAGCTGGCCTTCGGCGCGGCCGTCGCCGCCGCCGTACGCGCCGCCGCCCGGCTCAAGGTGGCCGACGCCCTCGGCGAGTCACCCGCCACCGCCGCCGAGCTCGCCGCCGCGGTGCACGCGGAACCGGAGCCCCTGCGACGGCTGCTCCGCGCCCTGTCCTGCTACGGGATCTTCGCCGAGACCGAGGACGGCGGCTTCGTCCACACGGACATGTCGCGGCTGCTGCGCGAGGACGACCCGCACAGCCTGCGCTACATCTCCCTGTGGTGCACCGAACCCTGGACCTGGCAGGCGTGGCCGCGGCTCGACGACGCCGTCAGCACCGGCGGCAGCATCTTCCACGACCTCTTCGGCAAGGGGTTCTTCGAATACCTGCACCAGGACGCGCACGAGTCGGCGCACGTCTTCAACCGCGCCATGACCACCTCCAGCATGCAGTCGGCGCTGGACGTCGCGGACCTGCTCGACCTCACCGGCGTCTCCGTCGTCGCCGACATCGGCGGCGGGCAGGGACACGTCCTGGCCTGCCTGCTGGAGAAGCACCCGACGGTACGCGGGCACCTGCTCGACCTGCCCGGCGTGGCCGCGAAGGCCGATCCCAGGCTGCGCGACGGCGGCACCCTCGCCGACCGGACCGCCATCGTCCCCGGCGACTGCCGCGAGGCCGTCCCGGTCGACGCCGACCTCTACATCATCAAGAACATCCTCGAATGGGACGACGAGAGCACCCGCAGGACCCTGCGCAACGTCGTCGCCGCGGCCCGCCCCGGAGCCAGGGTCGTCGTCATCGAGAACCTCGTCGACGACACCCCCTCGATGCGGTTCACCACGGCCATGGACCTGATGCTGCTGCTCAACGTCGGCGGGGCCAAGCACACCGAGGAGAGCCTGCGCACCCGTCTGGCGGACGCCGGACTCCTGCTCGGCGACGTCCGCCCCGTCAACGCCTACCTGCACGCCTTCGAGTGCACCGTGCCCGGGTGA
- a CDS encoding right-handed parallel beta-helix repeat-containing protein, protein MTNRQLKSLTCIAVVMAAGFGVFSPPASAAGHRVRPGDSIQDAVDSARPGDIITVMPGTYYENVLITKRLTLRGWGERTVIRPPAAKTLPAPEASGRAALACSQADTGICVMGTEEQPVTGVEIRALTVSGFKRNGIWASYTDRLSVERVISENNSTWGIAQERSTRGFFRDNIARDNAESGIFIANTVAREGGATDTHGAVIRGNRLTGNRIGVTVRRVRNLTVSGNHLTGNCGGVFVVGDEGEPGAGDLTIRGNRIHENNKFCKGNSRLPDIQGVGVVLTGAEETVVRSNSIRGNVGSSPLSGGVLLFKSFVGATNTDNVVEDNVVLDNLPYDLANQGAGSGNRFLDNECDTSVPAGLC, encoded by the coding sequence GTGACGAATCGACAACTCAAGTCCCTCACGTGCATCGCCGTCGTCATGGCCGCCGGGTTCGGCGTCTTCTCGCCACCCGCGTCCGCGGCCGGACACCGGGTACGCCCGGGCGATTCGATCCAGGACGCGGTGGACTCCGCGCGGCCGGGCGACATCATCACCGTGATGCCGGGCACCTACTACGAGAACGTGCTGATCACGAAGAGGCTGACGCTGCGCGGATGGGGAGAGCGGACGGTGATCAGGCCGCCGGCCGCGAAGACCCTGCCCGCCCCGGAGGCGTCCGGACGGGCCGCCCTCGCCTGCTCGCAGGCCGACACCGGAATCTGCGTCATGGGTACGGAGGAGCAGCCCGTCACCGGTGTCGAGATCCGGGCTCTGACGGTCTCCGGCTTCAAGCGGAACGGCATCTGGGCCTCGTACACCGACCGCCTGAGCGTCGAGCGCGTGATCTCCGAGAACAACAGCACCTGGGGCATCGCCCAGGAGCGGTCCACCCGCGGCTTCTTCCGCGACAACATCGCCCGCGACAACGCCGAGTCGGGCATCTTCATCGCCAACACCGTCGCGCGCGAGGGCGGCGCCACCGACACCCACGGCGCCGTGATCCGCGGCAACAGGCTGACCGGCAACCGGATCGGCGTCACGGTCCGGCGCGTCCGCAACCTCACCGTCAGCGGCAACCACCTCACCGGCAACTGCGGCGGCGTCTTCGTCGTCGGCGACGAGGGCGAACCCGGCGCCGGGGACCTGACCATCCGGGGCAACCGCATCCACGAGAACAACAAGTTCTGCAAGGGCAACAGCCGCCTCCCCGACATCCAGGGCGTCGGCGTCGTCCTCACCGGCGCCGAAGAGACGGTCGTACGGTCGAACTCCATCCGGGGCAACGTCGGATCCTCCCCCCTGTCGGGCGGCGTCCTGCTGTTCAAGAGCTTCGTGGGCGCGACGAACACCGACAACGTCGTCGAGGACAACGTGGTGCTGGACAACCTGCCCTACGACCTGGCCAACCAGGGGGCCGGATCGGGCAACCGGTTCCTCGACAACGAGTGCGACACCTCCGTGCCGGCCGGCCTGTGCTGA